A window of Halovivax gelatinilyticus genomic DNA:
GAGGTTTCGAGTTCACAGATGAGGTACTCGGGATGGCCGGGATGTTGCTCCACGATGAACGCGCCCAGTCTCGCCCAGCGAGTCACCTCGGGAACGTCGCGCATCCGATCGCCGAACCCTTCCAACCCGTTTCGAACGAGGTCGTACGCCGCCGCTTCGACGTCTCCCTTCGCGACGAAGTCGAAGTCTAAATCCTGCCGTTCGGTCTCGATGGCGCCCTCGTTCGCGTCGCCGACGCCGAACTTCACCGGACCGCCCATCATCGAGACGCCGTTGGCCGTCCAGGCGATCTCTCTGACCTCGTCCGGTTCGGCCGGCGTCCCGCCGACGTACTTCCCGGGGACGGTCATCCCGCCGAGATAGATCGTGAGATCCGCCCCGTCGACGTCGCGCCATCGGCGTTTCTCGTCTCTGAGCGCGTCGATGGTGTGATACGTGATCTGCTCGCGCGGGACGCCCGCGTCGACGAGCGCGCCGGCCGTAAAGCGCGGATACGTCGAGAGGTACGGTGGTACCCCGAAGTGTGCGGGTTCGTCGACGTAGCCGTCGACGATCGTCACGGAGAGGTTCTCGGGGTCGGTCATGGGCCTCCGTAGCGGGTCGAGGGTGAAAACGTTGACTCACCGGGCTCGATCCCCGTAATCCAGTCGTCACTGGCCCTGCCCGGATAGCCGGTGACCGAGCGTTGAAGGGACTGCCGCCCCACCGTCGAGCCATGCCACCGACCGAAGAATTCGTCTGTACCGAATCGACGTGCTACCTCGATCTCTTCGAGAACCACTACACCTACGACGTTCCGGACGACCACGACGCGACGTCCGTCTCCTGTCCCGTCTGTGGCGGAACCGACTGTCTCGAACCCGTCGGCTTGTAACACCGGTCTCGACGACGTGTCAGCAGGCGCAACTTCGTCTGACGATTATTTTTGCCCATCACAAGAAGTATAAACACCGTCGTTGTACATCTATCGAGTCGATGGAACCGAACCATTCCCTCCCTTGTCCCGCCCCGCTGGCCGTCTCCGAGCGAGGTGGCATTCGATGAATCCACGT
This region includes:
- a CDS encoding DUF7559 family protein, producing MPPTEEFVCTESTCYLDLFENHYTYDVPDDHDATSVSCPVCGGTDCLEPVGL